In one window of Coriobacteriia bacterium DNA:
- a CDS encoding (2Fe-2S)-binding protein, producing the protein MKDFIVRTSAPGFVSALGIKNPGLTASPALAKRAVALLREEGLVARERTGWLPQRTRYVPFLSRSEEEQARLAREDPSFDHVICRCELVTEGDVRAVMRGPLPPSTIAGMRRRLRCGMGRCQGGFCLPRVLAIMADELGVPAEQVPWGEGGASLSSRKVKR; encoded by the coding sequence ATCAAAGACTTCATCGTGCGCACGTCTGCCCCCGGCTTCGTGAGCGCGCTGGGCATCAAGAATCCGGGGCTCACGGCCTCCCCCGCCCTCGCCAAGCGCGCAGTCGCCCTCTTGCGCGAGGAAGGCCTCGTCGCACGCGAACGCACGGGCTGGCTCCCCCAAAGGACGCGCTACGTACCCTTTCTCTCCCGTAGCGAGGAGGAGCAGGCCCGCCTCGCGCGAGAAGACCCGTCGTTCGACCACGTCATATGCCGTTGCGAGCTCGTGACCGAAGGAGACGTGAGGGCCGTCATGCGCGGGCCACTGCCGCCCTCGACCATCGCCGGCATGCGCCGCAGGCTGCGCTGCGGAATGGGCCGCTGCCAGGGCGGCTTCTGTCTGCCTCGCGTCCTGGCCATCATGGCCGACGAGCTGGGCGTCCCTGCCGAACAGGTCCCCTGGGGAGAGGGCGGCGCATCGCTGTCCTCTCGAAAGGTCAAGCGATGA
- a CDS encoding DUF1667 domain-containing protein, whose amino-acid sequence MRAEEAAMATDASMDAIDVVVIGAGPAGLAAAVAAREAGARDVLVLERDDAPGGILTQCVHDGFGLHLCRRSLTGPEYAALWEARARDAGARIALRSLCVGVSRLGDGRLCVEAVGQALGGHVRLVARSVVVATGCRERTRGQLLIPGTRPAGVLTAGSAQRMVNVENQLPGDKAVILGAGDIGLIMARRLTLEGAQVRLVLGQALTGLLRNQIRCAQDFGVPVLPGWGIARIHGSGRLSGVSIAPMREDGSLDLARRRYVRCNTLLLACGLIPETEVLDALGDSDREGVFLCGNAAGPRDLVDQVTQQALLAGVRAAVHARPEAARTSEGGTPGALSDAQLAHLLPEADGRAALMDIPDPTGRAGTYLEESEGRPLSQPGETGPRPSPGIVHVPCTACPRGCVIDVRPATAGEEAQVLAGAGCPRGHREALRELTNPLRTFTGTVRLMGSNRPLLSVRTAQDVPRELLLPIARACRRIRAHAPVHIGDVVRADVAGSGVDLVATAAADEVPSRPESGPSGA is encoded by the coding sequence ATGAGGGCGGAGGAGGCCGCCATGGCCACAGACGCAAGCATGGACGCAATCGATGTCGTCGTCATCGGCGCAGGCCCGGCGGGGCTCGCCGCAGCGGTTGCCGCAAGGGAGGCGGGGGCACGCGACGTGCTCGTCCTCGAACGAGACGACGCCCCGGGAGGCATTCTCACCCAGTGCGTCCACGACGGCTTTGGCCTGCACCTCTGTCGGCGCTCTCTCACCGGCCCGGAATACGCCGCCCTCTGGGAGGCCCGGGCGCGCGACGCGGGCGCCCGCATCGCCCTGCGCTCCCTCTGCGTCGGCGTCAGCCGCCTTGGCGACGGAAGGCTGTGCGTGGAGGCGGTGGGCCAGGCGCTCGGCGGCCACGTGCGTCTTGTCGCGCGCAGCGTGGTGGTGGCGACGGGGTGTCGCGAGCGCACGCGCGGCCAGCTGCTCATCCCCGGGACGCGTCCTGCCGGCGTCCTGACGGCGGGGTCTGCCCAGCGCATGGTCAACGTCGAGAACCAGCTGCCCGGAGACAAGGCAGTCATCCTTGGGGCCGGCGACATCGGCCTCATCATGGCGCGCAGGCTCACGCTGGAGGGGGCGCAGGTGCGCCTCGTGCTCGGACAAGCCCTCACGGGGTTGTTACGCAACCAGATCCGCTGCGCCCAGGACTTTGGCGTGCCCGTGCTTCCCGGCTGGGGCATCGCCCGCATCCACGGATCCGGCCGGCTCAGCGGTGTCTCCATCGCCCCCATGAGAGAGGACGGCAGCCTCGACCTCGCCCGGCGGCGCTACGTCCGCTGCAACACGCTGCTGCTCGCCTGTGGCCTGATCCCCGAGACCGAGGTGCTGGACGCCTTGGGCGACAGCGATCGCGAGGGCGTGTTCCTGTGCGGCAACGCCGCCGGCCCGCGCGACCTCGTCGACCAGGTGACGCAGCAGGCCCTGCTCGCCGGGGTGCGTGCCGCCGTGCACGCGCGGCCCGAAGCTGCCCGGACATCGGAAGGCGGTACGCCCGGTGCCCTCTCCGACGCGCAGCTTGCCCATCTGCTGCCAGAGGCCGACGGCCGCGCTGCCCTTATGGACATCCCCGACCCCACGGGACGCGCTGGAACCTACCTTGAAGAGAGCGAGGGGCGTCCCCTTTCCCAGCCTGGAGAAACGGGCCCCCGCCCCAGCCCCGGCATAGTCCATGTTCCCTGCACGGCCTGCCCCCGAGGCTGCGTCATCGACGTCCGCCCGGCGACGGCGGGCGAAGAGGCTCAGGTGCTCGCAGGCGCCGGCTGCCCACGAGGGCACCGGGAGGCCCTGAGGGAGCTGACAAACCCGCTGCGCACGTTCACCGGGACAGTGCGGCTCATGGGATCGAACCGACCGCTTCTGTCCGTACGCACCGCGCAGGACGTACCGCGCGAACTTCTGCTTCCCATCGCCCGGGCGTGCCGGCGCATCCGAGCGCACGCCCCCGTACACATCGGGGACGTCGTGAGGGCGGACGTGGCGGGCAGCGGAGTCGACCTCGTGGCGACAGCCGCTGCAGACGAGGTGCCGTCCCGTCCTGAAAGCGGGCCGTCGGGCGCATGA
- a CDS encoding ABC transporter substrate-binding protein, producing MSITQSREIVGSSVGIGGCASDGIPAARLTRRSLVKFAAAMAVTGLGIGGLARAAEASSSQLDKQARELTDYRGRTVSVPAEAQRIAILDSFSGEVAVMIGVAERILGLPGGVVSDKILQTIYPGLSDATTYSGGSVNAEDLVARGCDLAIVRDAMNDDEKAQLDRVNIPYVIVGYATVDEQLDAIRLVGEACGGDAQQRAQDLATFYAQVASDVEGRVAGLAQDERASVYHSINDPLLTDGNESLGVDWITRAGCLDVSADEPSGSNGDYTTTIEQLYIWEPDLIVCNEAEAAQEILSSDAWAGLGAVSRGEVHVIPTGATRWGQRGSAETSLGMLWLGCTVYPDLFADVDLQAVVTDYYAKYLGVTVDDALYQQMISGQGIRSGGGGNGSGNGSGNGGGNGSGGGRGNGSGGGNGGGNGSGGGNGSGNGGGNGSGGSNGSGGGRGDGSGGGNGSGNGGGNGSGGGNGSGRGNGSGGGNGGGNGSGGGNGGGNGNGGGN from the coding sequence ATGAGCATCACGCAATCGAGAGAAATCGTCGGAAGCTCCGTGGGCATCGGGGGATGCGCGAGCGACGGCATCCCAGCTGCCCGCCTGACGCGTCGAAGCCTGGTCAAGTTCGCCGCCGCCATGGCGGTCACGGGGCTTGGCATCGGCGGCCTGGCGCGCGCAGCCGAGGCCTCGTCAAGCCAGCTCGACAAGCAGGCACGCGAGCTCACCGACTACCGCGGACGCACGGTCAGCGTCCCCGCCGAGGCACAGCGCATCGCCATCCTCGACTCGTTCTCGGGAGAAGTCGCCGTCATGATCGGGGTTGCCGAGCGCATCCTCGGGCTCCCGGGAGGCGTCGTCTCGGACAAGATCCTGCAGACAATCTATCCGGGACTCTCCGACGCCACCACGTACTCGGGAGGCTCGGTCAACGCCGAGGACCTCGTCGCACGTGGATGCGACCTCGCCATCGTCCGCGACGCCATGAACGACGACGAGAAGGCCCAGCTCGACCGTGTGAACATCCCCTATGTCATCGTGGGCTATGCCACGGTCGACGAGCAGCTTGACGCCATTCGACTCGTCGGTGAGGCGTGTGGCGGAGACGCTCAGCAGCGCGCCCAGGATCTTGCGACGTTCTATGCCCAGGTTGCCTCTGATGTCGAGGGGCGCGTCGCCGGCCTCGCACAAGACGAGCGCGCAAGCGTCTACCACAGCATCAATGACCCGCTGCTCACCGACGGCAACGAATCGCTGGGCGTCGACTGGATCACGAGGGCGGGGTGCCTCGACGTCTCTGCCGACGAGCCCTCGGGGTCGAACGGGGATTACACCACGACGATCGAGCAGCTCTATATCTGGGAGCCGGACCTCATCGTTTGCAACGAGGCGGAGGCTGCCCAGGAGATTCTCTCTTCCGACGCGTGGGCCGGCCTGGGCGCCGTGTCCCGGGGCGAGGTCCACGTCATCCCGACGGGGGCGACGCGCTGGGGCCAGCGCGGAAGTGCCGAGACGAGCCTTGGCATGCTCTGGCTCGGGTGCACCGTCTACCCCGACCTGTTCGCCGACGTCGACCTGCAGGCCGTCGTGACCGACTACTACGCGAAGTACCTGGGCGTAACGGTTGATGACGCCCTCTATCAGCAGATGATCTCCGGCCAGGGCATCCGCTCGGGAGGCGGCGGGAACGGAAGCGGCAACGGGAGTGGTAATGGCGGCGGGAACGGCTCCGGCGGCGGGCGCGGTAACGGGTCCGGCGGCGGCAACGGAGGCGGTAACGGCTCGGGTGGTGGTAACGGCTCCGGGAACGGAGGAGGCAACGGCTCGGGTGGTAGCAACGGGTCTGGCGGCGGACGGGGCGATGGTTCCGGCGGCGGGAACGGCTCGGGCAACGGAGGCGGGAACGGCTCCGGTGGCGGAAACGGATCGGGGCGCGGTAACGGCTCCGGTGGTGGTAATGGCGGGGGCAACGGCTCCGGCGGTGGCAATGGCGGCGGGAACGGCAACGGAGGCGGAAACTAA
- a CDS encoding aldehyde dehydrogenase family protein, producing the protein MTAFASNPVAQALVDRIPGKLYIGGQWVDASDGATLDVFTPATGAKIAAIADATRDDVDRAVDVAWQAFETWGATDKAERARILTRVADVIEEHAEELAQIETYDNGKPIRETRAIDVAFAADHFRYFAGALLAETGEADVLPGNMLSLVLREPIGVVGQIVPWNFPFLMAAWKLAPVLAAGDCTVLKPSSTTSLSVLELARLTQDIIPAGVFNVVTGRGSKSGQYLLENKRLSKLAFTGSTEVGRTVAEAAADRLIPATLELGGKSANIIFPDAKWDMVLDGVQLGILFNQGQVCCAGSRIFVHEDVYDKFIEDIVPAFQKVKVGLPWEDDTQMGSQIDERQLKKILGYVDIAVQEGGRVLTGGHRVTDDALGDGAFMEPTLIEVPNNSCTVCQEEIFGPVAVVQKFSSEDEVIALANDSEYGLGGAVWTRDINRALRVARGVRTGRMWVNTYNQIPSGAPFGGYKASGIGRETHKMLLDSYSQVKNVMINLNEEPSGFYPAE; encoded by the coding sequence ATGACCGCATTCGCATCCAACCCTGTCGCCCAGGCCCTCGTCGACCGCATCCCCGGCAAGCTCTACATCGGCGGCCAGTGGGTCGACGCCTCCGACGGCGCCACGCTCGACGTGTTCACGCCGGCAACTGGCGCCAAGATCGCCGCAATCGCCGACGCCACACGCGATGACGTCGACCGCGCCGTCGACGTGGCCTGGCAGGCCTTCGAAACGTGGGGCGCCACGGACAAGGCTGAGCGCGCCCGCATCCTCACCCGCGTCGCCGACGTCATCGAGGAGCACGCCGAGGAACTCGCTCAGATCGAGACATACGACAACGGCAAGCCCATCCGCGAGACGCGTGCCATCGACGTCGCCTTCGCGGCCGATCACTTCCGCTACTTCGCCGGGGCTCTACTCGCCGAGACGGGCGAGGCCGACGTGCTGCCTGGCAACATGCTCTCGCTCGTGCTGCGCGAGCCCATCGGCGTCGTCGGCCAGATCGTGCCGTGGAACTTCCCGTTCCTCATGGCGGCGTGGAAGCTGGCGCCCGTGCTGGCCGCCGGCGACTGCACCGTGCTCAAGCCGTCCTCGACGACGAGCCTCTCCGTGCTCGAACTCGCCCGTCTCACGCAGGACATCATCCCCGCCGGCGTGTTCAACGTCGTGACGGGCAGGGGCTCGAAGTCCGGCCAGTATCTGCTCGAGAACAAGCGCCTCTCCAAACTCGCGTTCACCGGCTCCACCGAGGTCGGGCGCACCGTGGCCGAGGCCGCAGCCGACCGGCTCATCCCCGCAACGCTCGAACTGGGCGGCAAGAGCGCCAACATCATCTTCCCCGACGCGAAGTGGGACATGGTGCTCGACGGCGTACAGCTCGGCATCCTGTTCAACCAGGGCCAGGTATGCTGCGCCGGCAGCCGCATCTTCGTGCACGAGGACGTCTACGACAAGTTCATCGAGGACATCGTGCCCGCGTTCCAGAAGGTCAAGGTGGGCTTGCCCTGGGAAGACGACACGCAGATGGGCTCGCAGATCGACGAGCGCCAGCTCAAGAAGATCCTCGGGTACGTCGACATCGCAGTGCAGGAAGGCGGCCGCGTGCTGACGGGCGGGCATCGCGTCACCGACGATGCTCTCGGGGATGGCGCGTTCATGGAACCGACGCTCATCGAGGTGCCGAACAACTCGTGCACCGTGTGCCAGGAGGAGATATTCGGGCCCGTGGCCGTCGTGCAGAAGTTCAGCTCCGAGGACGAGGTCATCGCTCTGGCCAACGACTCCGAGTACGGCCTGGGCGGCGCCGTGTGGACGCGCGACATCAACCGGGCGCTGCGCGTGGCCCGCGGCGTGCGCACGGGACGCATGTGGGTCAACACGTACAACCAGATCCCGTCGGGCGCGCCGTTCGGCGGCTACAAGGCGTCGGGCATCGGGCGCGAGACGCACAAGATGCTGCTCGACAGCTACTCACAGGTGAAGAACGTGATGATCAACCTGAATGAGGAGCCGAGCGGGTTCTACCCGGCAGAATAA
- a CDS encoding helix-turn-helix transcriptional regulator translates to MAAAVAAFMGAALYWPLLRRNALFYSLAGHDATTGESVAWYSVYLACALLVVVGSRALATRRARPAGPRVAAPLLAVFCAQAALKIIEVLASLGSALGFVVSLVDTTLYAVVFVLLTYLWAAWYVSMRSRTAALVALGSFIVSLATRMVMFLPDPAGLVVNACLPLVSLVCWLAAARGMAVPLTSGDAPDSVSFRRPLPVRLIAVLAICLVLGGVVRGFVSGYVNGAPLAPAMSTQDALSVAFAALLFAYTFFRSSSRAALQGIWPAATIVFFAGLLLLSGTGWGPNDLGSQVVIIGRTCLDLLLWIVLVDVARDGRMSIVGAFGAVFVVVDAVSSLLGYVMVPLVLNALGIEPAGLVPVLSSGVAFTLIVASVLFFGHSFGAEELGEGDAPVHLSGEAGTAEVAGVAGEAAERGGSEGAHGLGRFGLSERELAVAGLLADGNSQRKIAELLSISMGTVQSHVKSIYRKLDIHSRQELIDMTRGR, encoded by the coding sequence ATGGCAGCAGCAGTCGCTGCGTTTATGGGCGCGGCTCTGTACTGGCCGTTGCTGCGCCGCAATGCGCTGTTCTACAGCCTGGCGGGACACGATGCGACGACGGGGGAGTCCGTCGCATGGTATAGCGTCTACTTGGCGTGCGCGCTTCTCGTCGTGGTGGGGAGTCGCGCGCTTGCGACGCGCAGGGCGCGACCGGCAGGCCCGCGCGTCGCCGCGCCCCTGCTCGCCGTGTTTTGCGCACAGGCTGCTCTGAAGATTATCGAGGTGCTGGCATCTCTCGGAAGCGCGCTCGGGTTCGTCGTGTCCCTGGTCGACACGACGCTCTACGCCGTCGTGTTCGTGCTGCTGACCTATCTGTGGGCGGCGTGGTACGTGTCGATGCGCTCGCGCACGGCGGCGCTCGTGGCCCTGGGCTCGTTCATCGTGAGCCTGGCGACGCGCATGGTGATGTTCCTTCCCGATCCGGCAGGGCTCGTCGTAAATGCTTGCCTGCCGCTGGTGAGCCTTGTGTGCTGGCTCGCAGCCGCGCGCGGGATGGCGGTGCCCCTGACGTCGGGGGACGCTCCTGACTCGGTGAGTTTTCGGCGTCCTCTGCCCGTCCGTCTCATCGCCGTACTTGCGATCTGTCTCGTCCTGGGCGGTGTTGTGCGCGGCTTCGTGTCGGGCTATGTGAACGGCGCGCCCCTCGCTCCTGCCATGAGCACGCAAGACGCCCTGTCCGTGGCGTTTGCGGCTCTACTGTTTGCCTATACGTTCTTTCGCTCGTCGAGCCGGGCGGCTTTGCAGGGCATCTGGCCTGCGGCGACCATCGTGTTCTTTGCGGGTCTGCTCCTGCTGTCCGGGACGGGCTGGGGGCCGAACGACCTGGGCTCGCAGGTCGTGATCATCGGGCGAACCTGCCTTGACCTGCTGCTGTGGATCGTGCTTGTCGACGTGGCGCGCGACGGGCGTATGTCGATCGTGGGCGCGTTCGGCGCGGTGTTCGTCGTGGTGGACGCCGTGTCGTCGCTGCTGGGTTACGTCATGGTGCCGCTCGTGCTCAACGCGCTGGGTATCGAGCCGGCCGGCCTCGTGCCCGTCCTCTCGAGCGGTGTCGCGTTCACGCTCATCGTGGCGTCCGTGCTGTTCTTCGGGCATTCGTTTGGGGCCGAGGAGCTGGGGGAGGGAGATGCCCCCGTTCACCTCTCTGGAGAGGCGGGAACTGCGGAGGTTGCTGGCGTTGCGGGTGAGGCAGCCGAGCGAGGCGGGTCGGAAGGCGCGCACGGCCTCGGGCGATTCGGGCTGTCGGAGCGCGAGCTGGCCGTGGCGGGGCTGCTGGCAGACGGCAACAGCCAGCGCAAGATCGCCGAGCTGCTCAGCATATCGATGGGTACGGTGCAGTCGCACGTCAAGAGCATCTACCGCAAGCTCGATATCCACTCGCGCCAGGAGCTCATCGACATGACGCGCGGCAGGTGA